One Portunus trituberculatus isolate SZX2019 chromosome 22, ASM1759143v1, whole genome shotgun sequence genomic window, atatatatatatatatatatatatatatatatatatatatatatatatatatatatatatatatatatatatcgaggAGTGTCGTGAGGCTGGGTGATTTTGAGGCTGACCGTGAGGCAAGAGTAGCATTCGGACCAGTGGACACAAGCGAAAATGAGGTCACAAGTACGATTGTACCCGAGGTGCCTGAGCGTTAATTGACCCAAGACACGCGCATAACATTCGATAGCCGTGGTTAATGAACCCAAACAATCAGTGATTAATGATCAAATGAACCCAAACATCAATGTGTATAGTGGAGGGTCAAAGGTGACTAATAGGCTTAGATAAGAAGGGCAAACTATGGAATCCACGGAGTTGCGGTGAGAACAAGGAAAGTACTGTGTGAGCATAGAAACTCTAAGTGCTAGAAGGGAATATAATGACTTTAATTGCATGTTAGGTTAAGAGGTAACTGATGACGAACCAATACAATTATAACATAAGCAATAGGTCAATTGAGTgtaatcaaagaaaataattcGCCCGTAGAGGATAGTGTAGAAAGATGAGCAGTAGAAGACTGTAGTAACTCCAAGTCATGTGATTCACGCCAGAATATAAGGCCGGGCAGCGGCAGAAGCCGGCAGATAGCCAGCTTTCTGCAACATTAGCAGAAATTAAGAAATTTTGAGTGTAGACATCATGAAGTCCTGGgccttcctctttctcgccTTATTCGAGAGTAGTAACTTTGAGAATTTATCCTAGAGCTGTAAGGTCTCGTGTTTTGTATACTGTGAATTTTTTAAGTAATTGTGGTAACGCTTCGCATGTATTGTTAACGGTAGAGAAATGACAATGTTCTGTGAAAGTATTGAAAAAAGAATTTCAGTAAAGTACTGATATTTTGAATTGTATAATATGTTTCAGTAAAGGGAATTTGTGTAGTTGATATGTGGTCTTGTTACTTGACATTATTTTTATGCATGGTAGTTggtcttttatgttttatttggtATGTAATAAATATAAGTTAAATGGAGTTGCGTTTTGTGAGTACCCCACAGGACGACCCACAGTCTTGCCACTTGGTTAATCTGAATTAAAAGAGTTTACAAAAGTTTATACAAGGTAAGCAGCTCAATGTGGTAACTCGCAGAAGCGGTTGCGatacaaggtaaggtaaggtaagggtgGGATAGACAGTGGTGGGGGGGGAAATAAGAGATGAGTGGAAGAAATAGTGggggtgaaaagaaaagaaatatagtggTAGAGAGTCAAGTtggcgggcgtgtgtgtgtgtggtctatCACGCTTTCTAGAGCccgtcagagagagaaaaaaaaaaaaaaaaaaaaaaaaaagctttaggATTACTGTGGTGGGGTGTAGGCAGAGCAAACTGCCAGCACAGTAGACAGAGGGGTGGCAGAGAGACAACGAGCTGCTGCCTCATATTCGTCATCCTCAAGACCATGAGGTAACGGAGCGGTTGAAGGCAGAGGTGGCAGGGTAGTTAAGGATAGAGTGAGGGAGGGTAAAAGCCTCCAAAGCAAGACAGTGTGGGCAGGCGGAGGGAATACCCTCAAGAAACTCGGAGCGGCCGAAATAGCCTAATCGGAGCCGGACGACAGCGGCTACAGTacgaggaggaatagaaagaaggtgGTAAAGAGAGTTGGTGCCCACCAGTCACAAGTTTATACCAGTTTGCTGAGCGTGAGCATGCTTCGACCCTTGCAGAAAAGAGGTTTTGGGTCTTGGAGAAAGCAGCCCTATTGAGTAGTGCAGAGATGGAAGAGACACTGCGAATGATTGAAAAAGTGACAGCGGGGCCACCGCCGGCCAAGCGTACTGCCGCGTCGGCTCGCTCATTGCCCTGGAGTCCTACATGTCCCGGAACCCAATGTAGGAATGTGTTACAACCATCTCTGTATAGGAGTGCAAGCAGAAAGCGTGTGGCAGAGAGCAGTTGCACGTTGTCAGAAGGAGACGGTTGCCGAATTGCTGTAAGGGCAGTGAGGGAGTCAGTGAAGATATGGAGGGTCCGGGGCAGTCAACGCTGGCATGTTGCAGAGCAAGGAAGATGGCTTCGGCTTGGAAAGCAGTGGTGAAAGAAGGCAGCCGATGAGCGACTGTCACTTCTCTACAAACGAAGGCAGCTCCAGCAGCTCCTTCAGCACTAACGGACCCGTCAGTATAATAGTGTCGAGCACCAGGGGTGGTACAGGAAACCACCAGCTCTATAGCCTCATGACGGAGCTGCAATGGGTGCAATGCCTTAAAACGAGCATGAgggaaagtggtgatggtgaaaggaGCGGGACACCACGGTGGATAGGGCATGTAATCACATAGAGGCAAGTCAGGGTCACACTTGACCGTCTCCTCGACGGCAAGGGCCCGGGCAGCATCGGCAGCAGCATGTATCCAGTCCCCATCAGGTATAGCAGAAGCAGGGCGTTGGAAGGCATGGAGGAACTGCGTGCTGAGTTGCAGATTAGGTCAGTGGCGGAGGTAAGATACCATTGCGTGGCAGGTGCGGGCGTACACACGGTGACGGACTATAGGAAGGTGGCATTCCTCGCGCAGTGTCACTAAGGCAGTCCACGGTGGAGCATGCAATATAGCCCTTATTGCATCATTTTGAATGACTTCCAATGATTGAAAGGACATATCAGAGAGACCGGCAAGGCACGGGGCACAATAATCTACGACTGAGCGAACAGCGGCAAGAGGGATGCACCGGTGCCCTTCCTCGACAGAAAGCGGAGCACACGGATGCGGGCTGACAGGCGCTCACGGAGAGAACGGACGTGGGGGCGGAAATTTAGGGAATTGTCAAAGACAACACCCAGGTATGTATGGACGAGAACGTGGTCAAGAGGGGTGGCATCAATGATGAGTGGGTGGTCGAGTGGTGGGAGGCCGAAGGTCATGAACTTTGATTTGGCAGGGTTAATTTTAAGTCCAAGGGACTGACACTGCCGCTGAAGCAACTCTAGGGCATGTCTAGCTCGAGCCGCATGATGGCGACGGGGCACGAAGAGTGCAAGATCGTCAGCGTAGCAGAGGAGCTGCACCCCAGGCCCATAGTTGACGGTGTACTGTTGGCTCATGAGTATGTTAAAAAGAAATGGGCTAAGGCAGCTTCCCTACGGTGTGCccagagagtgagggagtgcgGCAGAGAGGCAACCCTGAAAACGAACACGGGCAGTCCGCCCATGTAAAAAGCCACGCACCCAATGGAGAAGGCGACCTGCCACACCCTTTGCTCTCAAGACCTCAAGGATAGCAAGGGGCTGCGCTAGCTCAAAGGCTTTCTCCAGGTCAAGGAAGATGACAAGGCCAGAGCGGGACCGGAGCAGGCCAAAAGGGTAATGAGGCAGGTAGTGGTGCTCCTTCTGGATTGGAAGGCGAAGAGATGGGGATGAAATTCACCAACTTGCCATTGTAGTCATGTCGGGATCATACGCTCCATAATCTTCCCTGGACAGCTCAAAAGGGAGATGGGCCTCATAGCATCCGGATCTCTTGGTTTAGGAATGGGAACGATGACTGCTTCCTTCCAAGGGGCCGGGGGAGTGCCTGCCTCGAGAGAGgcgttgaagagagagagaagagaatgccTGCCCACCGGGCCTAGATGTGCCAATATGGAGTAGGAAACGCGGTCGAGGCCCGGCGCTGTCTCCCTTGCCATAGAGAACAGAGCGAAGCTCCTCAAAGGTGAAGGGTGCATCTGTCGGTGACTCCAAGCGGCCTGCAGATGCTTGACTGGCAGAGGGAGGTAATCGGGCGAGGATCTGCTGGCGAACATGCGAGCAAGGCGGTCTGCTTCAGCGTTGGGAGAAGGGTTCGTGGGAAGAGGTCGAGATGAATGAGCATACATAGCCTTGACCCTTTTCCACATCGCACCGACAGTAGTCCGTGTCGCTAAAGAGCGACACCAATCGAGCCAAGCCTGTTCCCGCGGAGCGTTCTTGACAGCTCGAGCATGGTGGACGACGCTCTGTAGATACGCTCGAGAAGACGGTGGCGGAGCGCGGCGGTAAGCCTTTTGGGCAGCGTTGACACGTCTATTGAGTTCTTTGACTCGTGGACCGTAAATTCATGCATCCCTGTAGAGGCGGGTGTGAGGTTTGGCGAGAGGGATCGCCTGGCTAGCACCTTCAATGATAGAGTCGGTGAAGAGGGACGCCCTTATAGCGAGTGGCAAGGCATCAGGGGTCTCAGCAAGAAGCGCCTCTGTAATGGCGGTGAAGTGGCCCCAGTCAGCCTGGCGCATGTTGAAACGTAGTGGAAGAGAGGGTGGTGGAGAAATACGAACTGCCATGTCCAGAAACACGCAGTTATGATCACTCAGGAGTGAAGGGTGGAGTGACcactgagtgagagagacaagttgaggggaaagaaaagcgaGATCAAGCCAGCCCCCCAGGATGTGTGTGGGGCACTGGACATCGTTGGCGAGGTGGAAGGTCCCATAATCTGAATGACACGTAAAAAGGTGGCGGCCGGCCGCATTAGGTGGTCTAGGGGAGAGAAGCCAGGGGTGATGAGCGTTAAAGTCTCCCACAGCAACCACTGTGTCAGAGGCAGCCAGCTGAAAGAGGTCGTGCATGTCAAGTAATGCTTGGGGAGGCCGGTAGACATGGtagagaaggagggtgagacacggaagatggagggagagggccTGCACCTCGACATCTTCGCCACAGGAGACAGGGTTGGGGATTTCACGGCAGTCTAGCGGGAGGcgagagaggacgaggagaccGCCAGCAGCGTCCCGACCCCCGCGGACGGTGGAAAACCCGGTACCCAGGGAAAGAGATGTTGGACTTCTCTGAGAGCCGCGTCTCCTGTAACATGAAAATGTCAACCGTGTCATTCTGAGCCACTTCTAACAAGGAGGACAGCTGCTTGCGGAATCCACGGCAGTTCCAATGACAGATCCGGAGACGGGCAGGGGTTGAGGTGGGTGTGTTCCCTTCGTGGTGTGATGAGCTGAGGCTGAAGCTGGAGGTGCTCTCACTCTGGGAGAGGGAACTGGTTGTACTGATGCCTGGGGAGCTGGAGCTGTAAGTTCCTCTGCCTGCCGTATCATCTTTTCCGCGATTTTGCTCGAAACCACGTCTGTCGCTTTGTTGAAGGCCTGGAGATCGAATGTAGCACCCGCGATCGTGCTGAAAAGATAACCCATTGCGAGGGATACTTCCTTGGCAAAACTGCGGAGAAGGTCCTTGGTGACGGGGATGGAGTcgcgaggaggagcaggaggcttGGTAGGGGCGAGACGGTTTGTACCGTTGGGAGATTGTGGAGGTCGCTGGGAAGACGGAAGCTGTGAGGCAGTCGGCACCAGGGGAGAAAAATCTTGTTGGGTTAGCTGCGGACTGGTGTTGTCGGGGATGGATCGCTGCTGGCCCCACACGAATGTTCCTGGTGGAGCAGGTGTCATAGCGGCACGCTGCTGGTCCTGCACCCATTGTACCTGGCGTACCCGACCCTGCACAACCCTTTGCTGACGTGCCGGGAAGGCTGTATTCCAGGCGTGGTGACCCTGGCCACAATTGGGGCACTTGTGGGTGACCACCTGCTTCACCTTGTATCGTGTCAGGCATTGACGTGTCTCGTGCAGGCCGCTGCAGATGCCGCACACCGAGGGGCGCGAGCAATTCGCCTGGTGATGTCCGAACCGTTGACAACGATAGCACCTGAGGGGTTCCGGTGTGTATGGGCGAAGGTAGAACACGCCCCAGTTCCCGAGGTCGATCTGGGTAGGGAGAGGACCACGCACTGATACCAGAACCTGCCTGGTTTCCTCCCTGTCTCGAGGAGTAACACAACGTGTAGCCTCCTCTACTTGCGGGTGAtggcggaggaggaaaggaggcatgCGGAGAGGATACCCCATAACAATGCCCTTCGTGAGCTGGCTGTCTGGTGAGAGCTCCATGATGTCTAAGAATGCCTCTTGGTCGGAGGCAATAGTGTGGAGTGTATTGTAGGTGTCCTCGTCCTGCGGGAGTAGAACCGTGCTCCCGTCCCTCCCGATGATGTTTTGCATATGGAGGTGACTGTACTCCTCCTCCAGAGCTGCTACCGCGTCGTACGAGGTACCGAAGCCCTCCTGGGCTGGAACACGGAAGGCTGGAAAGTTGGCCTGGGACCTCTGGGCACGGGACACTCCCACCGAGGGACGTGCTGCCCTGGGAAGAAGCGAGGAGCGGTTGGCCGAGGGAGGGGCATTTTCCTGCGCTGGAAGTGGGGGGCGACGGCGATCTCTTTTGGTCCGAGTCACTAGGGTGAAGCCATCATTCTGACACTCCTccggggaggaggatggggaaggagCAGTGCAAACAGTGTCAGATAAATCTGTCCGGGCAGGAAAGGGACGATCCGTGGAAGCCAAGGGAGGAGCAGCGGGTGCAACCGAACGCGGAGAAAACGAAGATGCAGGAGCAGACGAAGGAATGGCGGCAGCAGCTGGAAGCACAGCGTGAGAGTGACGAGAGGACCGTGGGGCTGGGACTCGAGAGGCGGAACTAGAGAACCGGGTGTGGCGAAACGTAGAGGCAGGATTTGTCGTGCAGTCCATCTTCACTCCTCTGCTGCAAGACGCACCGGACGCAGcaggagcagaggaggaggcagcagtcatGGCAGTCTTGGCAGGAGCAGAAGGTAAGGAGGGAACAGAACCTTCGctggagaaggatgaatgacGGTGTCGCTTACCCAGGGTGAGAGAATTCCAAGCCTGGAAATGGCTAGAGGGGAGAAGTATCGGGATCCGAGGCGGCTTCCCTGCACGCACGGCAGCGAAAGGTGAACCGGCAGAGCGTGAGGCCGTAGGGTGGCATGAGGAACTCATCCCCctgacaagagagaaaaaaacaacaacagagaaaaaatCCTAAGGCCCTAACAGACTCGACTGTCCGGAGACAGAAACCTACAGCGGTGGGAGGGCTAACCTGGCCGCCTGCTAAGAGGCGTCGCACCAGCCCCACCGCTGCCCCTTACGGGACTTAAGCCTAGCCTATCAGAGTCCTTAGGCCCGTCACACAGAGCGCTTAAGGCGTGGCTCTAAGCCACCCCCTCATGGATGTGCCCTACGAGGCACAACCTTACGGGGTTCACCTTCACGCAAAGTGGAGTCTCTGTGGCAAACTGGCAGtgcaacacacaccaaaccaccacgGATGGGCAGGTTGATGAGGAAACACGAAGCTCCTGAAGTGGCAACGGGAGCAGAAGGAACAGTCTCACACCGGGACACGAAGAAGGCAGAGCAGCTCAAGCAGCGGGCGAACCGGCGTTGGCGGGCAAACCGCCTTGCTGAGCTGCATAGGGGATGATGGAGCGGTTTACGTGTTGGCCTGTCAGCGGCCAGGATTGCTCGGGGGTGTCTGATCCTGAGTAGGGAGCGGATGTGAAGCTTGAGGTTTCTTGTGGTTGGGTTTATGATTTTCTatgggtgattttttttttttttttaattaagtgtATATAGGGTCTGGTGGTTCCCTTGTAAAGGTGGATATAGGATTCTTAAACCAGGAGTGATCTTTGTTGTGTTGATGTTCTTCTATAATATTGTTGAATGTGTTGTCTCTGAATATGTGGGTGAGTGTATGTAGTGTTTTGCTGCCTCTATTGAACAGTGTGAGGTTGATGGGTGTTTTGTTGGCAAGTGTGTGTAATTAAGGTGGGTTGCCACACACGCACTTTTTGGGCACGACGTGGCACGAGGTGAGTGCGCGCCACACCGCGAGTAGGAACAGTACGGAAACAGAGACGTCGGGTAGACGTCGGGTACATTGCGCGCAAGGGTGTGGCGATGTGGCACGAGGTGAGCCCGATCTGGGCACGAGGTGTTGCGACACGTGACACGAGGTGAGCACGACGTGGACACGAGGTGTTGCGAGACGTGACACGAGGTGAGCACGACGTGCACACCATGTGTGGCCGAACCCGACGACCCGTTTTGAGGGTCGCACATGAATTATAATAATTACGTACGCGCTTGTTGCCGATGTACTGTCACGTTATGTCACGGGGTGTTGTGAGGATGCGTCCAATATTTGCAGCGCCTCCCAAGGGGTATATAATAGGTTGCGCAATGATGAGCAAGTCACTCAAAGCTAGACTGGCAAGCAGGCaacatggaagaagaaaactacaGACAAGAGGCACAAGTATTGATGGCAGGAATCCTGATGGTGGCTGCTGCATTGCTGctgcaaaaaagaagaagacggcTACAGCAACCTCCCGTGCCACCCCAGCCACCAGCAAGAAGACCCAGAAGAATATGGTGCCGTGAATGGCTTACGAGACGAGCGACGCATGGCGATTATCACCACCTACTGCAGGAGCTCCACCGAGAAGACACCAAGGGCTACAAGAACTTCCTCCGCATCGAACCTGAACTTT contains:
- the LOC123507382 gene encoding uncharacterized protein LOC123507382 — its product is MSSSCHPTASRSAGSPFAAVRAGKPPRIPILLPSSHFQAWNSLTLGKRHRHSSFSSEGSVPSLPSAPAKTAMTAASSSAPAASGASCSRGVKMDCTTNPASTFRHTRFSSSASRVPAPRSSRHSHAVLPAAAAIPSSAPASSFSPRSVAPAAPPLASTDRPFPARTDLSDTVCTAPSPSSSPEECQNDGFTLVTRTKRDRRRPPLPAQENAPPSANRSSLLPRAARPSVGVSRAQRSQANFPAFRVPAQEGFGTSYDAVAALEEEYSHLHMQNIIGRDGSTVLLPQDEDTYNTLHTIASDQEAFLDIMELSPDSQLTKGIVMGYPLRMPPFLLRHHPQVEEATRCVTPRDREETRQVLVSVRGPLPTQIDLGNWGVFYLRPYTPEPLRCYRCQRFGHHQANCSRPSVCGICSGLHETRQCLTRYKVKQVVTHKCPNCGQGHHAWNTAFPARQQRVVQGRVRQVQWVQDQQRAAMTPAPPGTFVWGQQRSIPDNTSPQLTQQDFSPLVPTASQLPSSQRPPQSPNGTNRLAPTKPPAPPRDSIPVTKDLLRSFAKEVSLAMGYLFSTIAGATFDLQAFNKATDVVSSKIAEKMIRQAEELTAPAPQASVQPVPSPRVRAPPASASAHHTTKGTHPPQPLPVSGSVIGTAVDSASSCPPC